Genomic DNA from Leptospiraceae bacterium:
TTTCCATCTGAAGTAATGAATAAGCAGAGATCGTAAATTACTATATTACATTTCGCCAGATATCTTTGCAAAATAGCATACGTTCTGAGAGCTGTCTTCTTGGCCTGTTTGATATCAATAATATCTGATGCAAAATCTTCTCCCAATGTTTCATCTCTCATCATAATATCTTTTCGAATTGCATCCTCCCAGAGAAAAACCTGCTCCGGGAAATGTGGGTTCTTCTCCCTGATTTCTTTTACTTTGTCGGGGTTCCAAAAAGGATTTCTCCAATCAAAGCGAACCTTTACCCCTCCGTATGGTTCTTCTTTTCCAACTTTTAGGCCCGGCCAGAAGGGGTGAGTTTCTCGAACGGGTTTTTTATCCATTCCGTAGAAACGATGAAAACTGGTTCCGCTATTATATGCTTTTACAATCACTTCAAGGTTCGGATCCATATCCGGGAAAATTCTTTCCGCAAGAATTAAACCCGAAGTCGAGTCAATCTCTTGATAGGCATGTCGAATCCCCGATTTCTGGAGTAGGGGGATAAGAGTCTGCATTGCCCTGGCTCGAAGTAAATTTGAGCCTTCAATCCAGGCACAACGATTTTGAGTGAAACTATAAACAGTAGGTTTTAGCCAGATAAGAACTAAATTTGGATTTTCGGGAAGTAGACGAATTTCTTTACTTTCCCCTTCTTTCAAAAGAGGTAATTGTCGAAATTCCTTAAGGGAGAAATCTTTGAGGCTAATCATTGAATCCTTCTCCTTATCAAGCAGGTTTTTAGACTACCGAGGTTCTCAATGATTTCTAATCCATTCTTCTTCAGGCTCTCTCCCGTTTCTGTAATCTCAAGGATTACATCGGCGAAATGGGGTAATAGACCCTCCGTAGAACCATCCAGACCAAATATAGTGTGAGGAATCCCTCTTGAGCCAAAATATTCATGAGCTATGTTTTTAAACTTGGTTGCAATGCGCAGTAATCTCTTTTGTGGAATTTTCCCGGAGATAGAAGCTAATACAAGAGATACATCCGGCTGCGGAATGGAATCGAGCACTTCCAGGTGTTCAAGAAAATTAGACTCATCTAATACGTCGGAACCGCAGATAGCGAGATCTAATTCTCCAAAAGCAACTAATTTAGGATAGGCTGAAGTTCTTCCGCGTAAAAATAAAAAAGGAGGCTCTTCCCAGGAAAGTTTTCGAGAAGAGGCTTCCATTTTATGAAAAGTCTTTTCAGGTAACATCGGGAGTAAATTATATAGAGAGGATAAAGATAATCTTCCTGAAGGAATTCCGATTCGAAAAAGAGACTTTTTGCCTAATTTTATAAGAAGAGATTCAAGGACTTCCTGTTTGGATAAACTTTCAACGTCAATGGATATCGGTTTAAACTTATCTGATATTTCTAAAAATCGTTTGGAATAATACTCCAGAGTTTGAGGCTCGTGGTATTTATCGTTCATGTCCGCACCACTTTCCAGTAGCCTTTTATGGCTCAAATTCCAGCTACAGTGCAAAAGGATATAAATTGTCTCCGGAACAGGAGCGGCTGAATCATCATCGGTAGCCTTTGTCATTTCTCCGCGATCTTCGACCCGTGTGAAGCCCATCTTTTTTAGTTGCGCAACGAGAGTACTCTTACCGGTACCGTCGTTTCCATCTACAACAATGCGGCTAAAGAATGGAAAGCGCATCAATGAATATCCCTTGCTTCTTCAGAGCATAACCATGCCTGAAGATCCCAGAGGGCTTCTCCTCTGTGAGAAATTAAGTTTTTCCTGGTGGAGTCTATTTCTGCCCATGATTTTCCGAAACTGGTATCACTGGCAAAAATTGGGTCATAACCAAAGCCTTTGTCACCACGTTTATCTTTCAGTATCCAACCGAAAGCTTTCTGCGTTACACGGAAGAATACTTTTGTATTTTTTATAATGATTATACATATTACAAAATAGGCTCCTCTTTTTTCTTCAGGAACTGCTTCCATACATTGTAATACTTTTTCATTGTTAGCCCTGTCCATTTCTTCGCGGGGTAGATTTGAATTATGGATCGTCTTTGATGCAATATCATAGTCAGAAAACCTTGCTGAATACGGACCGGGTAGTCCTTCAAGAGAAGGGATAAGCAGGCCGGAATCTTCGACGAGAACAAAACTATCCGGGTAAGCTTCTGAGTAAGCGATGGCTTTACAGAGAGCATTGTCTTCAAAGGTGTCCCCGGTTTCTAAAATATCCAGAGAAACCGGAACCAGCTCAATTTCTAAGGGAGCACATATTCCACCAATTTCTCGAACTTTATGAGGGTTCGTTGTTCCGAGTATCATCTATAATATAGGTTACGATTCTCTCGATTTCCCGGGCAAATACTTTTTCTTTAATTCGATGTATAAATACTTTGGAAATTTTTTTCTATTTGATTTTTTATTAAAGATAATAATACATAATGGTTAATTGATAGAATAGAGGTTAGAAGTGATTTATTTAAACTTATGGGGATTATCGAATTTTATTAACGCAATATTTTATGTAATTATCACGGTTTTCCTGTTTTCATTAAAGGAAAAACAAAATTCAACAAAATACTTGAGTTACTTCTTTTTTGGCTTAACTTTTTTGAACATTGGTTATTTAATGTCCGGTGCGATACCTTTTCCGGTAGGGGCAAATCACCGTTATATAACGGTAGGTATCATCTTATTTCCAACAGTTACCTATTTAGTTCGGTATGCCTATCATATTATAGATGATTTATATCCCAGAGAAGCAAAAATTGTATTTTATTTCAGTGTAATTATCGACCTGTTTTTGGTTCTTCGGTTTTTTTATCTGGCATCAACAGCAG
This window encodes:
- the hisG gene encoding ATP phosphoribosyltransferase; translated protein: MMRFPFFSRIVVDGNDGTGKSTLVAQLKKMGFTRVEDRGEMTKATDDDSAAPVPETIYILLHCSWNLSHKRLLESGADMNDKYHEPQTLEYYSKRFLEISDKFKPISIDVESLSKQEVLESLLIKLGKKSLFRIGIPSGRLSLSSLYNLLPMLPEKTFHKMEASSRKLSWEEPPFLFLRGRTSAYPKLVAFGELDLAICGSDVLDESNFLEHLEVLDSIPQPDVSLVLASISGKIPQKRLLRIATKFKNIAHEYFGSRGIPHTIFGLDGSTEGLLPHFADVILEITETGESLKKNGLEIIENLGSLKTCLIRRRIQ
- a CDS encoding non-canonical purine NTP pyrophosphatase, which produces MILGTTNPHKVREIGGICAPLEIELVPVSLDILETGDTFEDNALCKAIAYSEAYPDSFVLVEDSGLLIPSLEGLPGPYSARFSDYDIASKTIHNSNLPREEMDRANNEKVLQCMEAVPEEKRGAYFVICIIIIKNTKVFFRVTQKAFGWILKDKRGDKGFGYDPIFASDTSFGKSWAEIDSTRKNLISHRGEALWDLQAWLCSEEARDIH